One Mycobacteriales bacterium DNA segment encodes these proteins:
- the treZ gene encoding malto-oligosyltrehalose trehalohydrolase, which translates to MTRLWAPRATSVALVRGEERLPMTFAEDGWWSGPALTPGSDYGFSLDGGPVRPDPRATWLPHGVHGPSRGYDHGEFAWTDATWSGVALEVAVLYELHVGTFTREGTFDAAAGRLDHLVDLGITAVELLPCNAFDGRWGWGYDGVALMAVHEPYGGPDALKRFVDACHARGLGVVMDVVLNHLGPAGNYLPELGPYLTDAHTTPWGSAVNLDQPGSDEVRRFLLDVCVAWLRDFHCDGLRLDAVHALVDDRAVHLLEELAVEVEQLGREVGRPLFLVAESDRNDPRTVTPRVQGGLGLDGQWADDVHHAVHALVTGERSGYYGDFGSLPTLAKALRGVFVHDGCWSSFRGRSHGRPVPDDLEGWRFVTYLQDHDQVGNRAVGDRLSQTLPDGLLRIGAALVLLSPCTPMLFMGEEWGAQTPWQFFSDHSGDLGDAVRNGRREEFGRHGWDVEAVPDPQAESTFRASQLDWSELESARAQSLLGWYRDLLALRRTRPDLADGRRDLVQVSYDEDARWVVVRRGGVALVCNLGSGDLQVPVRGQVDAVLLASGPVSVVDGAVAVAGESATVVALS; encoded by the coding sequence ATGACGCGGCTGTGGGCACCGCGGGCCACCTCGGTCGCCCTGGTCCGGGGTGAGGAGCGGCTCCCGATGACCTTTGCCGAGGACGGCTGGTGGTCCGGTCCGGCGCTCACCCCCGGCAGCGACTACGGCTTCTCCCTCGACGGCGGACCGGTCCGACCCGACCCGCGCGCGACCTGGCTCCCGCACGGAGTCCACGGCCCGAGCCGCGGCTACGACCACGGGGAGTTCGCCTGGACCGACGCCACCTGGTCCGGCGTCGCTCTCGAGGTGGCCGTCCTCTACGAGCTGCACGTCGGCACCTTCACCCGAGAGGGCACCTTCGACGCCGCCGCGGGGAGGCTCGACCACCTCGTGGACCTCGGGATCACGGCCGTCGAGCTGCTGCCCTGCAACGCCTTCGACGGCCGCTGGGGCTGGGGCTACGACGGGGTCGCGCTGATGGCCGTCCATGAGCCCTACGGCGGGCCCGACGCACTCAAGCGCTTCGTCGACGCCTGCCACGCACGCGGGCTCGGCGTCGTCATGGACGTCGTGCTCAACCACCTCGGGCCGGCCGGCAACTACCTTCCCGAGCTCGGCCCCTACCTCACCGACGCCCACACGACGCCGTGGGGCTCGGCGGTCAACCTCGACCAGCCGGGCAGCGACGAGGTCCGGCGCTTCCTGCTCGACGTGTGCGTCGCCTGGCTGCGCGACTTCCACTGCGACGGGCTGCGCCTCGACGCCGTGCACGCTCTCGTCGACGACCGTGCGGTGCACCTGCTCGAGGAGCTCGCGGTCGAGGTCGAGCAGCTGGGGCGGGAGGTGGGCCGACCGCTGTTCCTCGTCGCGGAGTCCGACCGCAACGACCCGCGCACCGTCACCCCGCGTGTGCAGGGCGGGCTCGGCCTCGATGGCCAGTGGGCCGACGACGTCCACCACGCCGTGCACGCGCTCGTGACCGGTGAGCGTTCGGGCTACTACGGCGACTTCGGCTCCCTGCCGACCCTCGCGAAGGCGCTGAGGGGCGTCTTCGTGCACGACGGCTGCTGGTCGAGCTTCCGCGGCCGCTCCCACGGTCGGCCGGTGCCCGACGACCTCGAGGGCTGGCGCTTCGTCACCTACCTGCAGGACCACGACCAGGTCGGCAACCGCGCCGTCGGCGACCGGCTCTCCCAGACGCTGCCCGACGGACTGCTCCGGATCGGGGCCGCTCTCGTCCTGCTCTCACCCTGCACTCCGATGCTGTTCATGGGCGAGGAGTGGGGCGCGCAGACGCCCTGGCAGTTCTTCAGCGACCACTCCGGTGATCTCGGCGACGCCGTGCGCAACGGCCGCCGTGAGGAGTTCGGCCGGCACGGCTGGGACGTCGAGGCGGTCCCCGACCCGCAGGCCGAGTCGACCTTCCGCGCCTCGCAGCTCGACTGGTCGGAGCTCGAGAGCGCACGAGCCCAGTCGCTGCTCGGGTGGTATCGCGATCTGCTCGCCCTGCGTCGCACGCGCCCGGACCTCGCGGACGGCCGCCGCGACCTCGTGCAGGTGAGCTACGACGAGGACGCCCGCTGGGTCGTCGTCCGGCGAGGCGGCGTCGCGCTGGTCTGCAACCTCGGCAGCGGCGACCTGCAGGTGCCCGTGCGCGGTCAGGTCGACGCGGTGCTGCTTGCCAGCGGGCCCGTGTCGGTGGTCGACGGGGCGGTGGCGGTCGCCGGCGAGTCGGCCACCGTCGTGGCCCTCTCCTGA
- the treY gene encoding malto-oligosyltrehalose synthase: MPHLPAAGRPVPVSTYRVQLTPSFGFADAAAVVPYLAELGVTHLYCSPYLQSAPGSQHGYDVVDHDRLDSDLGGPVDYLRLVEACAEAGLGVVLDIVPNHMAVSEPEQQNAAWTSVLRDGPSSAYASWFDVDWASPDNPGKVLVPVLGKPLELSLDELVVTPESVTYYEHVLPVAPGTFVEGDPLATLQAQHYRLAHWRDAADSLDYRRFFDVTTLAGLRVEVPEVFDATHALVLQQLRDGVVDGLRVDHPDGLADPEGYLRRLAEASGGSWVVVEKILEPGEELPSTWDTAGTTGYDALNRLLGLFVDPLGEQRLTALWRERDPLPYDEVVEQSKRLVLSEVLRPEVHRLVRLAQDATGLPTERLEPPLVELLVAFGVYRAYLPPDGPADEAARGHVDHAVALARSRRPDLADDLHLWRGLVLGEGGAPELVTRFQQTCGPVMAKGVEDTAFYRYLRLTALCEVGGDPGTFGVLPADFHRACVEQADDWPLSMTTLSTHDTKRSEDVRARLVLLSEMPDEWGAVAARWDARHPDLDAPTRYLVWQTLVGAWPLAPERLGAYLEKATREAKASTSWVDPAPAYDESLQRVARAVLADRDLVAEVEDLVARLDGPWRTTSLAQKLVQLTMPGVADTYQGTELADLSLVDPDNRRPVDFDERRRQLADLGSADPKLRLLATSLRLRRDRPETFLRGSYTPLPAGLRALAFCRGEEVVTVVPVRAVSVARDGWGDEAVELPPGRWHDLLTDAEHDGGSVRLADLLTDSPVALLVRA, translated from the coding sequence GTGCCCCACCTGCCCGCTGCCGGTCGGCCCGTCCCGGTCTCGACCTACCGGGTCCAGCTGACACCGTCGTTCGGGTTCGCCGACGCCGCTGCGGTCGTGCCGTACCTGGCCGAGCTCGGGGTCACGCACCTCTACTGCTCGCCCTACCTGCAGTCCGCACCGGGCTCCCAGCACGGCTACGACGTCGTCGACCACGACCGGCTCGACAGCGACCTCGGTGGTCCGGTCGACTACCTCCGCCTCGTCGAGGCCTGCGCCGAGGCGGGCCTCGGTGTCGTGCTCGACATCGTGCCCAACCACATGGCCGTCAGCGAGCCCGAGCAGCAGAACGCCGCCTGGACCTCGGTGCTGCGCGACGGGCCGTCCTCGGCGTACGCCTCGTGGTTCGACGTCGACTGGGCGTCTCCCGACAACCCCGGCAAGGTGCTGGTGCCCGTCCTCGGCAAGCCGCTCGAGCTGTCGCTGGACGAGCTGGTCGTGACGCCCGAGTCGGTCACCTACTACGAGCACGTGCTGCCGGTCGCGCCGGGCACCTTCGTCGAGGGCGACCCGCTCGCGACCCTGCAGGCGCAGCACTATCGCCTCGCACACTGGCGCGACGCGGCCGACTCCCTCGACTACCGCCGCTTCTTCGACGTGACGACACTGGCGGGGCTGCGGGTCGAGGTGCCGGAGGTCTTCGACGCGACCCATGCCCTCGTGCTGCAGCAGCTGCGTGACGGCGTCGTCGACGGGCTTCGGGTGGACCACCCCGACGGTCTCGCCGACCCGGAGGGCTACCTCCGCCGCCTGGCCGAGGCCTCGGGCGGCTCGTGGGTGGTCGTGGAGAAGATCCTCGAGCCCGGTGAGGAGCTGCCCTCGACGTGGGACACCGCGGGCACGACCGGCTATGACGCGCTCAACCGGCTGCTCGGGCTCTTCGTCGATCCCCTCGGCGAGCAGCGGCTGACCGCGCTGTGGCGCGAGCGCGACCCGCTGCCCTACGACGAGGTCGTCGAGCAGTCGAAGCGTCTGGTCCTGTCGGAGGTGCTGCGACCCGAGGTGCACCGTCTCGTCCGGCTCGCCCAGGACGCCACCGGGCTTCCCACCGAACGACTCGAGCCCCCGCTCGTCGAGCTGCTCGTCGCCTTCGGCGTCTACCGCGCCTACCTCCCGCCCGACGGCCCCGCGGACGAGGCCGCCCGCGGCCACGTCGACCACGCCGTCGCCCTGGCCCGCTCGCGGCGACCCGACCTCGCCGACGACCTGCACCTGTGGCGGGGCCTCGTGCTCGGCGAGGGCGGGGCTCCCGAGCTCGTCACGCGGTTCCAGCAGACCTGCGGGCCGGTGATGGCCAAGGGCGTCGAGGACACCGCCTTCTACCGCTACCTGCGGCTCACGGCGCTGTGCGAGGTCGGCGGCGATCCAGGCACCTTCGGCGTCCTGCCTGCCGACTTCCACCGGGCCTGTGTCGAGCAGGCCGACGACTGGCCGCTGTCGATGACGACGCTCTCGACCCACGACACGAAGCGCTCCGAGGACGTCCGCGCCCGACTGGTGCTGCTGTCGGAGATGCCCGACGAGTGGGGTGCCGTCGCAGCCCGGTGGGACGCCCGCCACCCCGACCTCGACGCGCCCACCCGCTACCTCGTCTGGCAGACCCTCGTCGGGGCGTGGCCCCTCGCCCCCGAGCGGCTCGGGGCCTACCTCGAGAAGGCGACCCGGGAGGCCAAGGCCAGCACCAGCTGGGTGGACCCCGCTCCGGCGTACGACGAGAGCCTGCAGCGCGTCGCCCGCGCGGTCCTGGCCGACCGAGACCTGGTCGCCGAGGTCGAGGACCTGGTCGCGCGGCTCGACGGCCCGTGGCGCACGACGTCGCTCGCCCAGAAGCTCGTGCAGCTGACGATGCCCGGGGTCGCCGACACCTACCAGGGCACCGAGCTCGCGGACCTGTCCCTCGTCGACCCCGACAACCGGCGGCCGGTCGACTTCGACGAGCGGCGCCGCCAGCTCGCCGACCTCGGCAGCGCTGATCCCAAGCTGCGCCTGCTCGCGACGTCCCTGCGGCTGCGGCGCGACCGGCCCGAGACCTTCCTGCGCGGGAGCTACACGCCGCTGCCCGCAGGGCTGCGCGCGCTGGCCTTCTGCCGCGGCGAGGAGGTCGTCACGGTCGTGCCGGTCCGCGCCGTGTCGGTGGCCCGGGACGGCTGGGGCGACGAGGCGGTGGAGCTCCCGCCGGGTCGGTGGCACGACCTGCTCACCGATGCCGAGCACGACGGCGGCAGCGTGCGCCTGGCCGACCTGCTCACCGACTCCCCCGTGGCGCTGCTGGTCCGCGCATGA